A stretch of Mastacembelus armatus chromosome 1, fMasArm1.2, whole genome shotgun sequence DNA encodes these proteins:
- the dennd1c gene encoding DENN domain-containing protein 1B isoform X3, translated as MGSRLKKNPEQTFYWFFEATCPVARDKDPGVLFQFPEDFSDEESYQTLPRFCFPYDIQKARDGFAVQHFTFVLTDLEGCQRFGFCRLTNSTQTCLCILSYLPWFEVFYKLLNNLADYLTKGQINETKVLLAALYKQSIPLSPGSVTLQMVPYFIAPDPRSLPSIPENRNLTELIVAVDVGNLLQLYASMLFERRILIFASKLSTLTSCVHALSAVLYPMYWQHIFIPVLPPHLLDYCCAPMPYLIGVHTSLSEKVRSRGLEEVVILNVDTNTLETPFDDLKGIPSDVLSGLKACLKRQAVSPGSGVSRAFLKAQALLFGGYRDALEDHKEGEICFSEELFLDHKSPSMRQFLQSAIHLQFFKQFIDNRLDILNKGKEPDDLFEEEIIKCETTAGRSKSYQQLVGNLKKGGGALILNMKTKANMRAKGLAKSGLKNLLMHKPHSDAHSLQRGGSVSHRRAQSDSLQNRLPITRHFGMSRPRRPGQTHRAPRDEDNMKDTGDTWDGAVSGPVAEPDSDSPKDEEDGEDSLLCDSEEMDLLGEIFDTLSSRSSHDRGLLYGTRSLDLFGPDSHDYITKYGPANPSQESLSLSISGSGSLHSWNLETTEELSDLTQDSDWLCPDSSVSEEEGTKSLLTVGEMGEQERAQSEDREKQEEMKVVINRDKGEEIYCIKNCREANLEEEKETEEQGVSLAENPVKEMTERQEDEGLKENRENGQNQTKGIVDEGELPTSKLQKGVEREEKGNEGETNEATGSVSTLIKLNPQHPNSAEEEKGPGETVSPETTASSGPPESLAAEPKPPAGQEKSSDEAVRKEVRDVRQTPSPQKVQSAVSRFQSQMCSPGFQVKARTTGLAEPRRPCNVFLSRDNAQPHTPHDSNKSEENKRSEADKEEEPPPIKVSELKKRFEA; from the exons ATGGGCTCCAGACTGAA AAAAAACCCTGAGCAAACTTTCTACTGGTTCTTTGAGGCAACTTGCCCTGTAGCCAGAGACAAAG ATCCTGGTGTACTGTTTCAGTTTCCAGAAGACTTCAGTGATGAG GAGTCCTATCAAACATTGCCCAGGTTCTGCTTCCCATATGACATACAAAA AGCGAGAGATGGCTTTGCCGTGCAGCACTTTACTTTTGTTCTGACTGACCTTGAGGGATGCCAACGCTTTGGCTTCTGTCGCCTCACCAACAGCACACAGACCTGCCTTTGTATACTCAG TTATCTTCCATGGTTTGAAGTGTTTTACAAACTTTTGAACAACTTGGCTGATTACCTCACAAAAGGGCAG ATCAATGAGACGAAAGTGCTGCTGGCTGCACTCTACAAGCAGTCCATACCACTGTCCCCTGGCTCTGTCACTCTGCAGATG GTTCCATACTTCATAGCTCCAGACCCCAGAAGTCTCCCTTCCATCCCTGAAAAT AGGAACTTGACAGAGCTGATAGTAGCAGTTGATGTGGGGAACTTGCTTCAGCTCTATGCCAGCATGCTGTTTGAGAGACGCATCCTCATCTTTGCGAGCAAACTAAGCACC CTGACGTCTTGCGTGCATGCACTCAGTGCTGTGTTATACCCCATGTATTGGCAACACATCTTCATACCTGTCCTACCACCCCACCTGCTGGATTACTGCTG TGCACCTATGCCTTACCTAATAGGGGTCCACACCAGTCTATCTGAG aAGGTGAGGAGTCGTGGGCTGGAGGAAGTCGTAATTTTGAATGTGGATACAAACACACTGGAAACTCCGTTTGATGACCTTAAAGGCATACCTTCAGATGTG TTGTCTGGGCTGAAGGCGTGTTTGAAGCGCCAGGCGGTGTCTCCTGGCTCTGGTGTGTCACGGGCCTTCCTGAAAGCTCAAGCTCTGCTGTTTGGAGGTTATAGAGATGCACTGGAGGATCACAAG GAGGGTGAAATATGTTTCAGTGAGGAGCTGTTTCTAGATCACAAGTCTCCCAGTATGAGGCAGTTCCTACAGAGTGCCATTCATTTACAGTTCTTCAAACAG TTCATTGACAACCGCCTGGATATTCTGAACAAAGGAAAGGAACCTGATGACCTCTTTGAGGAGGAGATCATAAAGTGTGAAACAACTGCgg GAAGAAGCAAATCTTATCAGCAGTTAGTTGGTAACTTAAAG AAAGGGGGCGGAGCACTCATCCTCAACATGAAGACCAAAGCAAATATGAGG GCCAAAGGTCTCGCCAAGTCTGGTTTGAAAAACCTGCTGATGCACAAG CCCCACAGTGATGCACACTCTCTTCAGAGAGGGGGATCAGTGTCACACCGTCGTGCCCAGTCTGACAGCCTACAGAACCGCCTGCCAATCACACGACACTTCGGGATG TCACGTCCCCGTCGCCCTGGTCAGACACATAGAGCTCCCAGAGATGAGGACAACATGAAAGACACTGGAGACACATGGGATGG AGCCGTGTCTGGGCCTGTAGCTGAGCCTGACTCTGACTCCCCGAAAGATGAAGAAGATGGGGAAGATTCACTCCTGTGTGACTCTGAAGAGATGGATCTGCTTGGGGAGATCTTTGACACACTGAGCTCCCGGAGCTCCCATGACCGTGGCCTGCTCTACGGCACACGGAGCCTGGACCTTTTTGGACCAGACAGCCACGACTACATCACAAAG TATGGTCCAGCCAATCCCAGCCAGGAGAGCCTGTCTCTGTCCATAAGTGGCAGTGGCAGCCTGCACAGCTGGAATCTGGAAACCACAGAAGAGCTATCAGACCTGACGCAGGACTCTGATTGGTTGTGCCCAGACAGCAGTGTATCAGAAGAGGAGGGAACAAAGAGTCTACTGACAGTGGGTGAAATGGGGGAACAGGAAAGGGCACAGAGcgaggacagagagaaacaggaagaaatgaAAGTAGTGATAAATAGGGACAAAGGAGAAGAAATATATTGTATAAAAAACTGTAGGGAAGCAAACttagaggaagagaaagagactgAGGAACAGGGAGTGAGTTTAGCAGAGAACCCTGTGAAAGAAATGACTGAGAGGCAAGAGGATGAaggtttaaaagaaaacagggaaAATGGACAAAATCAGACTAAGGGGATAGTTGATGAAGGAGAACTACCAACAAGTAAACTGCAGAAAGGTgtagaaagagaagaaaaagggaaCGAGGGGGAGACAAATGAGGCGACAGGCTCTGTAAGCACACTTATAAAACTGAATCCCCAGCATCCAAAcagtgcagaggaggagaagggaccAGGGGAGACAGTCAGTCCAGAAACCACAGCCTCTTCTGGGCCTCCGGAGAGTCTCGCTGCTGAGCCCAAACCTCCAGCAGGTCAGGAAAAAAGCAGTGATGAAGCAGTAAGGAAAGAGGTGCGAGACGTGAGACAAACCCCCTCTCCTCAAAAAGTGCAATCTGCTGTCTCACGCTTCCAGTCTCAGATGTGCAGCCCAGGCTTCCAGGTGAAAGCCAGGACCACCGGTTTGGCTGAACCTAGGAGACCTTGCAACGTGTTTCTGAGCAGGGACAATGCGCAGCCTCACACACCACATGATTCAAATAAGTCAGAAGAGAACAAGCGCTCAGAGGCTGACAAGGAGGAAGAGCCTCCTCCAATCAAAGTGTCTGAACTTAAGAAAAGATTTGAAGCCTAA
- the dennd1c gene encoding DENN domain-containing protein 1C isoform X2, with translation MGSRLKKNPEQTFYWFFEATCPVARDKDPGVLFQFPEDFSDEESYQTLPRFCFPYDIQKARDGFAVQHFTFVLTDLEGCQRFGFCRLTNSTQTCLCILSYLPWFEVFYKLLNNLADYLTKGQINETKVLLAALYKQSIPLSPGSVTLQMGGHLLVSTEVSHPVGHPERQDGVPYFIAPDPRSLPSIPENRNLTELIVAVDVGNLLQLYASMLFERRILIFASKLSTLTSCVHALSAVLYPMYWQHIFIPVLPPHLLDYCCAPMPYLIGVHTSLSEVRSRGLEEVVILNVDTNTLETPFDDLKGIPSDVLSGLKACLKRQAVSPGSGVSRAFLKAQALLFGGYRDALEDHKEGEICFSEELFLDHKSPSMRQFLQSAIHLQFFKQFIDNRLDILNKGKEPDDLFEEEIIKCETTAGRSKSYQQLVGNLKKGGGALILNMKTKANMRAKGLAKSGLKNLLMHKPHSDAHSLQRGGSVSHRRAQSDSLQNRLPITRHFGMSRPRRPGQTHRAPRDEDNMKDTGDTWDGAVSGPVAEPDSDSPKDEEDGEDSLLCDSEEMDLLGEIFDTLSSRSSHDRGLLYGTRSLDLFGPDSHDYITKYGPANPSQESLSLSISGSGSLHSWNLETTEELSDLTQDSDWLCPDSSVSEEEGTKSLLTVGEMGEQERAQSEDREKQEEMKVVINRDKGEEIYCIKNCREANLEEEKETEEQGVSLAENPVKEMTERQEDEGLKENRENGQNQTKGIVDEGELPTSKLQKGVEREEKGNEGETNEATGSVSTLIKLNPQHPNSAEEEKGPGETVSPETTASSGPPESLAAEPKPPAGQEKSSDEAVRKEVRDVRQTPSPQKVQSAVSRFQSQMCSPGFQVKARTTGLAEPRRPCNVFLSRDNAQPHTPHDSNKSEENKRSEADKEEEPPPIKVSELKKRFEA, from the exons ATGGGCTCCAGACTGAA AAAAAACCCTGAGCAAACTTTCTACTGGTTCTTTGAGGCAACTTGCCCTGTAGCCAGAGACAAAG ATCCTGGTGTACTGTTTCAGTTTCCAGAAGACTTCAGTGATGAG GAGTCCTATCAAACATTGCCCAGGTTCTGCTTCCCATATGACATACAAAA AGCGAGAGATGGCTTTGCCGTGCAGCACTTTACTTTTGTTCTGACTGACCTTGAGGGATGCCAACGCTTTGGCTTCTGTCGCCTCACCAACAGCACACAGACCTGCCTTTGTATACTCAG TTATCTTCCATGGTTTGAAGTGTTTTACAAACTTTTGAACAACTTGGCTGATTACCTCACAAAAGGGCAG ATCAATGAGACGAAAGTGCTGCTGGCTGCACTCTACAAGCAGTCCATACCACTGTCCCCTGGCTCTGTCACTCTGCAGATG gGAGGGCACCTATTGGTCAGCACAGAGGTGTCCCATCCTGTTGGACACCCAGAGAGACAAGATGGG GTTCCATACTTCATAGCTCCAGACCCCAGAAGTCTCCCTTCCATCCCTGAAAAT AGGAACTTGACAGAGCTGATAGTAGCAGTTGATGTGGGGAACTTGCTTCAGCTCTATGCCAGCATGCTGTTTGAGAGACGCATCCTCATCTTTGCGAGCAAACTAAGCACC CTGACGTCTTGCGTGCATGCACTCAGTGCTGTGTTATACCCCATGTATTGGCAACACATCTTCATACCTGTCCTACCACCCCACCTGCTGGATTACTGCTG TGCACCTATGCCTTACCTAATAGGGGTCCACACCAGTCTATCTGAG GTGAGGAGTCGTGGGCTGGAGGAAGTCGTAATTTTGAATGTGGATACAAACACACTGGAAACTCCGTTTGATGACCTTAAAGGCATACCTTCAGATGTG TTGTCTGGGCTGAAGGCGTGTTTGAAGCGCCAGGCGGTGTCTCCTGGCTCTGGTGTGTCACGGGCCTTCCTGAAAGCTCAAGCTCTGCTGTTTGGAGGTTATAGAGATGCACTGGAGGATCACAAG GAGGGTGAAATATGTTTCAGTGAGGAGCTGTTTCTAGATCACAAGTCTCCCAGTATGAGGCAGTTCCTACAGAGTGCCATTCATTTACAGTTCTTCAAACAG TTCATTGACAACCGCCTGGATATTCTGAACAAAGGAAAGGAACCTGATGACCTCTTTGAGGAGGAGATCATAAAGTGTGAAACAACTGCgg GAAGAAGCAAATCTTATCAGCAGTTAGTTGGTAACTTAAAG AAAGGGGGCGGAGCACTCATCCTCAACATGAAGACCAAAGCAAATATGAGG GCCAAAGGTCTCGCCAAGTCTGGTTTGAAAAACCTGCTGATGCACAAG CCCCACAGTGATGCACACTCTCTTCAGAGAGGGGGATCAGTGTCACACCGTCGTGCCCAGTCTGACAGCCTACAGAACCGCCTGCCAATCACACGACACTTCGGGATG TCACGTCCCCGTCGCCCTGGTCAGACACATAGAGCTCCCAGAGATGAGGACAACATGAAAGACACTGGAGACACATGGGATGG AGCCGTGTCTGGGCCTGTAGCTGAGCCTGACTCTGACTCCCCGAAAGATGAAGAAGATGGGGAAGATTCACTCCTGTGTGACTCTGAAGAGATGGATCTGCTTGGGGAGATCTTTGACACACTGAGCTCCCGGAGCTCCCATGACCGTGGCCTGCTCTACGGCACACGGAGCCTGGACCTTTTTGGACCAGACAGCCACGACTACATCACAAAG TATGGTCCAGCCAATCCCAGCCAGGAGAGCCTGTCTCTGTCCATAAGTGGCAGTGGCAGCCTGCACAGCTGGAATCTGGAAACCACAGAAGAGCTATCAGACCTGACGCAGGACTCTGATTGGTTGTGCCCAGACAGCAGTGTATCAGAAGAGGAGGGAACAAAGAGTCTACTGACAGTGGGTGAAATGGGGGAACAGGAAAGGGCACAGAGcgaggacagagagaaacaggaagaaatgaAAGTAGTGATAAATAGGGACAAAGGAGAAGAAATATATTGTATAAAAAACTGTAGGGAAGCAAACttagaggaagagaaagagactgAGGAACAGGGAGTGAGTTTAGCAGAGAACCCTGTGAAAGAAATGACTGAGAGGCAAGAGGATGAaggtttaaaagaaaacagggaaAATGGACAAAATCAGACTAAGGGGATAGTTGATGAAGGAGAACTACCAACAAGTAAACTGCAGAAAGGTgtagaaagagaagaaaaagggaaCGAGGGGGAGACAAATGAGGCGACAGGCTCTGTAAGCACACTTATAAAACTGAATCCCCAGCATCCAAAcagtgcagaggaggagaagggaccAGGGGAGACAGTCAGTCCAGAAACCACAGCCTCTTCTGGGCCTCCGGAGAGTCTCGCTGCTGAGCCCAAACCTCCAGCAGGTCAGGAAAAAAGCAGTGATGAAGCAGTAAGGAAAGAGGTGCGAGACGTGAGACAAACCCCCTCTCCTCAAAAAGTGCAATCTGCTGTCTCACGCTTCCAGTCTCAGATGTGCAGCCCAGGCTTCCAGGTGAAAGCCAGGACCACCGGTTTGGCTGAACCTAGGAGACCTTGCAACGTGTTTCTGAGCAGGGACAATGCGCAGCCTCACACACCACATGATTCAAATAAGTCAGAAGAGAACAAGCGCTCAGAGGCTGACAAGGAGGAAGAGCCTCCTCCAATCAAAGTGTCTGAACTTAAGAAAAGATTTGAAGCCTAA
- the dennd1c gene encoding DENN domain-containing protein 1C isoform X1 — translation MGSRLKKNPEQTFYWFFEATCPVARDKDPGVLFQFPEDFSDEESYQTLPRFCFPYDIQKARDGFAVQHFTFVLTDLEGCQRFGFCRLTNSTQTCLCILSYLPWFEVFYKLLNNLADYLTKGQINETKVLLAALYKQSIPLSPGSVTLQMGGHLLVSTEVSHPVGHPERQDGVPYFIAPDPRSLPSIPENRNLTELIVAVDVGNLLQLYASMLFERRILIFASKLSTLTSCVHALSAVLYPMYWQHIFIPVLPPHLLDYCCAPMPYLIGVHTSLSEKVRSRGLEEVVILNVDTNTLETPFDDLKGIPSDVLSGLKACLKRQAVSPGSGVSRAFLKAQALLFGGYRDALEDHKEGEICFSEELFLDHKSPSMRQFLQSAIHLQFFKQFIDNRLDILNKGKEPDDLFEEEIIKCETTAGRSKSYQQLVGNLKKGGGALILNMKTKANMRAKGLAKSGLKNLLMHKPHSDAHSLQRGGSVSHRRAQSDSLQNRLPITRHFGMSRPRRPGQTHRAPRDEDNMKDTGDTWDGAVSGPVAEPDSDSPKDEEDGEDSLLCDSEEMDLLGEIFDTLSSRSSHDRGLLYGTRSLDLFGPDSHDYITKYGPANPSQESLSLSISGSGSLHSWNLETTEELSDLTQDSDWLCPDSSVSEEEGTKSLLTVGEMGEQERAQSEDREKQEEMKVVINRDKGEEIYCIKNCREANLEEEKETEEQGVSLAENPVKEMTERQEDEGLKENRENGQNQTKGIVDEGELPTSKLQKGVEREEKGNEGETNEATGSVSTLIKLNPQHPNSAEEEKGPGETVSPETTASSGPPESLAAEPKPPAGQEKSSDEAVRKEVRDVRQTPSPQKVQSAVSRFQSQMCSPGFQVKARTTGLAEPRRPCNVFLSRDNAQPHTPHDSNKSEENKRSEADKEEEPPPIKVSELKKRFEA, via the exons ATGGGCTCCAGACTGAA AAAAAACCCTGAGCAAACTTTCTACTGGTTCTTTGAGGCAACTTGCCCTGTAGCCAGAGACAAAG ATCCTGGTGTACTGTTTCAGTTTCCAGAAGACTTCAGTGATGAG GAGTCCTATCAAACATTGCCCAGGTTCTGCTTCCCATATGACATACAAAA AGCGAGAGATGGCTTTGCCGTGCAGCACTTTACTTTTGTTCTGACTGACCTTGAGGGATGCCAACGCTTTGGCTTCTGTCGCCTCACCAACAGCACACAGACCTGCCTTTGTATACTCAG TTATCTTCCATGGTTTGAAGTGTTTTACAAACTTTTGAACAACTTGGCTGATTACCTCACAAAAGGGCAG ATCAATGAGACGAAAGTGCTGCTGGCTGCACTCTACAAGCAGTCCATACCACTGTCCCCTGGCTCTGTCACTCTGCAGATG gGAGGGCACCTATTGGTCAGCACAGAGGTGTCCCATCCTGTTGGACACCCAGAGAGACAAGATGGG GTTCCATACTTCATAGCTCCAGACCCCAGAAGTCTCCCTTCCATCCCTGAAAAT AGGAACTTGACAGAGCTGATAGTAGCAGTTGATGTGGGGAACTTGCTTCAGCTCTATGCCAGCATGCTGTTTGAGAGACGCATCCTCATCTTTGCGAGCAAACTAAGCACC CTGACGTCTTGCGTGCATGCACTCAGTGCTGTGTTATACCCCATGTATTGGCAACACATCTTCATACCTGTCCTACCACCCCACCTGCTGGATTACTGCTG TGCACCTATGCCTTACCTAATAGGGGTCCACACCAGTCTATCTGAG aAGGTGAGGAGTCGTGGGCTGGAGGAAGTCGTAATTTTGAATGTGGATACAAACACACTGGAAACTCCGTTTGATGACCTTAAAGGCATACCTTCAGATGTG TTGTCTGGGCTGAAGGCGTGTTTGAAGCGCCAGGCGGTGTCTCCTGGCTCTGGTGTGTCACGGGCCTTCCTGAAAGCTCAAGCTCTGCTGTTTGGAGGTTATAGAGATGCACTGGAGGATCACAAG GAGGGTGAAATATGTTTCAGTGAGGAGCTGTTTCTAGATCACAAGTCTCCCAGTATGAGGCAGTTCCTACAGAGTGCCATTCATTTACAGTTCTTCAAACAG TTCATTGACAACCGCCTGGATATTCTGAACAAAGGAAAGGAACCTGATGACCTCTTTGAGGAGGAGATCATAAAGTGTGAAACAACTGCgg GAAGAAGCAAATCTTATCAGCAGTTAGTTGGTAACTTAAAG AAAGGGGGCGGAGCACTCATCCTCAACATGAAGACCAAAGCAAATATGAGG GCCAAAGGTCTCGCCAAGTCTGGTTTGAAAAACCTGCTGATGCACAAG CCCCACAGTGATGCACACTCTCTTCAGAGAGGGGGATCAGTGTCACACCGTCGTGCCCAGTCTGACAGCCTACAGAACCGCCTGCCAATCACACGACACTTCGGGATG TCACGTCCCCGTCGCCCTGGTCAGACACATAGAGCTCCCAGAGATGAGGACAACATGAAAGACACTGGAGACACATGGGATGG AGCCGTGTCTGGGCCTGTAGCTGAGCCTGACTCTGACTCCCCGAAAGATGAAGAAGATGGGGAAGATTCACTCCTGTGTGACTCTGAAGAGATGGATCTGCTTGGGGAGATCTTTGACACACTGAGCTCCCGGAGCTCCCATGACCGTGGCCTGCTCTACGGCACACGGAGCCTGGACCTTTTTGGACCAGACAGCCACGACTACATCACAAAG TATGGTCCAGCCAATCCCAGCCAGGAGAGCCTGTCTCTGTCCATAAGTGGCAGTGGCAGCCTGCACAGCTGGAATCTGGAAACCACAGAAGAGCTATCAGACCTGACGCAGGACTCTGATTGGTTGTGCCCAGACAGCAGTGTATCAGAAGAGGAGGGAACAAAGAGTCTACTGACAGTGGGTGAAATGGGGGAACAGGAAAGGGCACAGAGcgaggacagagagaaacaggaagaaatgaAAGTAGTGATAAATAGGGACAAAGGAGAAGAAATATATTGTATAAAAAACTGTAGGGAAGCAAACttagaggaagagaaagagactgAGGAACAGGGAGTGAGTTTAGCAGAGAACCCTGTGAAAGAAATGACTGAGAGGCAAGAGGATGAaggtttaaaagaaaacagggaaAATGGACAAAATCAGACTAAGGGGATAGTTGATGAAGGAGAACTACCAACAAGTAAACTGCAGAAAGGTgtagaaagagaagaaaaagggaaCGAGGGGGAGACAAATGAGGCGACAGGCTCTGTAAGCACACTTATAAAACTGAATCCCCAGCATCCAAAcagtgcagaggaggagaagggaccAGGGGAGACAGTCAGTCCAGAAACCACAGCCTCTTCTGGGCCTCCGGAGAGTCTCGCTGCTGAGCCCAAACCTCCAGCAGGTCAGGAAAAAAGCAGTGATGAAGCAGTAAGGAAAGAGGTGCGAGACGTGAGACAAACCCCCTCTCCTCAAAAAGTGCAATCTGCTGTCTCACGCTTCCAGTCTCAGATGTGCAGCCCAGGCTTCCAGGTGAAAGCCAGGACCACCGGTTTGGCTGAACCTAGGAGACCTTGCAACGTGTTTCTGAGCAGGGACAATGCGCAGCCTCACACACCACATGATTCAAATAAGTCAGAAGAGAACAAGCGCTCAGAGGCTGACAAGGAGGAAGAGCCTCCTCCAATCAAAGTGTCTGAACTTAAGAAAAGATTTGAAGCCTAA